A region from the Aquimarina sp. ERC-38 genome encodes:
- a CDS encoding helix-turn-helix domain-containing protein gives MEVNFNSLKNKIGGTVKEIEDGKVFYLNPAIGKGFIAYHYLQPGLVAFNIQISLDISTTLPLQFIKEDSLQFLFCQEGSILYTVAGETLSPVQIDQYQTAVLQRKSENPGEITVAADQSVVIRVIVVDRSEYFKSFYKTSELIDQNVQDILKHITDKSTYTQVGNFDLSIGEQYKQIAKTHEENEVSGSLSQKGRYYIILAKHIQKFSNEMKDSGNESGLNQSELKRVIDLSNHIKEQPEASHNIRILCQSTGLSPAKIQEGFKYLFDNTVSNYVCEIRLEKAEELIRYSDLTVSEIVYTVGLTSRSYFCKIFKKKYNYSPKDYRNRIKQQLSNTAE, from the coding sequence ATGGAAGTAAATTTCAATAGCCTTAAGAATAAAATAGGAGGCACGGTTAAAGAAATAGAAGACGGAAAAGTATTTTATCTTAATCCGGCGATCGGTAAAGGTTTTATTGCCTATCATTATTTGCAACCGGGACTGGTTGCTTTTAATATTCAAATATCCCTAGATATAAGTACTACCTTACCTTTACAATTTATAAAAGAGGATTCTTTGCAATTTCTATTTTGTCAGGAAGGCTCAATACTATATACAGTTGCAGGAGAGACGCTAAGTCCGGTACAAATTGATCAGTATCAAACGGCAGTTTTACAACGTAAATCGGAGAATCCTGGGGAGATTACCGTAGCAGCAGATCAATCTGTTGTGATCAGGGTTATTGTAGTGGATAGAAGTGAATATTTTAAAAGCTTTTATAAAACCTCCGAGTTGATCGATCAGAATGTTCAGGATATCCTTAAGCATATCACAGATAAAAGTACGTATACCCAGGTAGGCAATTTTGATCTGTCCATTGGGGAACAATATAAGCAAATAGCAAAAACACACGAAGAAAATGAAGTCAGTGGTAGTTTGTCTCAAAAAGGTAGATACTACATTATTCTGGCAAAACATATTCAAAAATTTAGTAATGAAATGAAGGACTCCGGAAATGAAAGTGGATTAAACCAAAGTGAACTAAAACGAGTAATTGACCTTAGTAATCATATCAAAGAACAACCTGAAGCTTCTCATAACATAAGAATTCTATGTCAGTCTACCGGTTTATCCCCGGCTAAAATACAAGAAGGTTTTAAGTACTTATTTGATAACACGGTATCTAATTATGTTTGTGAAATTCGATTAGAAAAAGCAGAGGAATTAATTCGGTATTCGGATTTAACTGTTTCTGAGATTGTATACACCGTAGGTTTGACCAGTCGAAGCTACTTCTGTAAAATTTTTAAGAAAAAGTATAATTATAGTCCGAAGGATTATAGAAATCGAATCAAACAGCAATTATCAAATACAGCAGAATAG
- a CDS encoding adenylate/guanylate cyclase domain-containing protein, with product MNYSIKQFLKLLGNTVLFWTVAFCIFIVIRYYALGDEEGLDNSAVPIWDWLRIGFIFGSIIGFFYAIVDFVFDNFLSKRLALWFVLLQKSIIYMVVLIWSTSFVFGLLKKELDLNYIHQGDWWRTSKIFWVIVVYFILASLIFSFIKIANENFGSGVFFKLLLGRYQKPREEQQIFMFLDLKSSTAIAEQLGHFKYSEFIQDSFYDLNRVLLKYDANVYQYVGDEAVLHWPFKSGIRSLNCIRVYFAFIRRLLKRKKYYLRQYGLLPEFKAGLHGGKLIATEVGSVKKEIAFHGDVINTTARIQEQCNFYDQSLLISEDLLAFLKLKSRFIATSIGNISLKGKEEKVVLYSITPAKVKLSRGSKKIISSKSSGSI from the coding sequence TTGAACTATTCTATTAAACAATTTTTAAAACTCCTGGGTAATACCGTATTATTCTGGACAGTAGCCTTTTGCATATTTATTGTTATTAGGTACTACGCATTAGGAGATGAAGAAGGTCTGGATAATTCTGCGGTCCCTATTTGGGATTGGCTGCGAATTGGGTTTATCTTTGGTAGTATTATTGGTTTTTTTTATGCAATTGTAGACTTTGTTTTTGATAATTTTTTATCGAAACGATTAGCTTTATGGTTTGTATTACTGCAAAAATCCATAATTTACATGGTCGTTTTAATATGGTCGACCAGCTTTGTTTTTGGTTTATTAAAAAAAGAGCTCGACTTAAATTATATACATCAGGGGGACTGGTGGCGAACCAGTAAAATTTTCTGGGTAATCGTTGTATATTTTATTTTGGCTTCGCTTATCTTCTCCTTTATTAAAATAGCAAACGAAAACTTTGGTAGCGGGGTATTTTTTAAACTTTTACTGGGCCGGTATCAAAAACCCAGGGAAGAACAACAAATTTTTATGTTTCTGGACCTTAAATCCTCTACGGCGATTGCAGAACAATTAGGCCATTTTAAGTACAGTGAATTTATCCAGGATTCGTTTTATGACCTGAACCGGGTATTGTTAAAGTATGATGCTAATGTTTATCAATATGTAGGTGATGAAGCTGTTTTACATTGGCCGTTTAAAAGTGGTATTCGATCATTAAATTGTATCAGGGTTTACTTTGCCTTTATTCGAAGACTTTTAAAACGCAAAAAGTATTATTTACGTCAATATGGGTTACTCCCGGAGTTTAAAGCCGGATTACACGGCGGAAAGTTAATTGCCACCGAAGTAGGTTCGGTTAAAAAGGAAATTGCTTTCCATGGCGATGTGATCAATACCACAGCAAGGATACAAGAACAATGTAATTTCTACGACCAGTCTCTACTCATTTCCGAAGACTTACTTGCCTTTTTAAAGCTGAAATCCAGGTTTATCGCTACTTCTATTGGCAATATTAGTTTAAAAGGAAAAGAAGAAAAAGTAGTATTATATAGTATTACTCCTGCTAAGGTTAAGTTATCAAGAGGTTCTAAGAAAATTATCTCATCTAAATCCTCAGGGTCCATATAG
- a CDS encoding BLUF domain-containing protein, producing the protein MFRIKESTPLEYLTTYREQLNGELYENNGVHTLQINNEHADGYIRSYTIFKGFQVRIYDLMFKEDFQFVLEHTPKASYYFSYVVKGHYFHRFLSETLLSIVDKNKSTIFLTAPTDESEIIFPKEEKLNICTLIFDYDQIKKSGSDTDRKLVNYVAQALAKITYEESYRYLGPIDLKTLTQAEAIIRNDSGTIGRIMNEGSVLKMFASQVNSYIRNLGGKKSFTGLTDIELSKIATIKDYIRAHIDQKISVESLSSSTGINPKKLQIGTKFLFNTSVNLLITHLRFSYAKELIETTDMTMSEICYKIGLSNRSYFSKKFVEQYGILPNQYKNALQNNTTLFELSYESEVVPTVTQKDINDIIQTSIITNNQLNITGCLVYFDNKFLQLLEGPKVEVLALYQRMKKDHRHSNVETLWKGIKLNRHFNEWNMAFARSNDEYMVNLDGRTEKLSFIKTLDEFKQTDVATEESRDKIRNMVLAAI; encoded by the coding sequence ATGTTTCGTATTAAAGAAAGTACTCCTTTAGAATATCTTACTACCTATCGCGAACAGTTAAACGGTGAACTTTATGAGAATAATGGCGTTCACACTTTACAGATAAATAATGAACATGCAGACGGATATATCCGTTCTTATACCATCTTTAAAGGCTTTCAGGTCAGGATTTATGATCTTATGTTTAAAGAAGATTTTCAATTTGTACTGGAGCATACTCCTAAGGCTTCTTACTACTTTTCATACGTAGTAAAAGGACATTATTTTCATAGGTTTTTATCCGAAACTTTGCTGTCTATCGTTGATAAAAATAAAAGCACCATTTTTCTTACGGCACCTACGGATGAGTCAGAAATTATCTTTCCGAAGGAGGAAAAGCTCAACATTTGCACCTTAATTTTTGACTATGATCAAATTAAAAAATCCGGTTCTGATACGGATAGAAAACTGGTGAATTACGTTGCCCAGGCATTGGCGAAAATAACCTATGAGGAATCTTATCGTTACCTGGGACCTATTGATTTAAAAACATTAACTCAAGCAGAAGCTATTATCCGGAATGATAGCGGTACGATTGGTAGGATTATGAATGAAGGCTCCGTATTAAAAATGTTTGCCTCCCAGGTGAATTCTTATATTAGAAATCTAGGCGGTAAAAAATCTTTTACCGGGCTTACCGATATAGAATTATCTAAAATCGCTACTATAAAGGATTATATCAGGGCTCATATTGACCAAAAAATAAGTGTAGAAAGCTTAAGTAGCAGTACGGGCATTAATCCTAAAAAATTACAGATTGGCACTAAGTTCTTATTTAACACTTCGGTAAACCTCCTGATCACGCACCTTCGTTTTTCTTATGCAAAAGAATTGATTGAAACTACGGATATGACCATGTCCGAAATTTGTTATAAAATTGGTCTATCCAATCGTAGTTATTTTTCTAAAAAATTTGTCGAACAATACGGCATTCTTCCTAACCAGTATAAGAACGCTTTACAAAATAACACCACATTGTTTGAGTTAAGTTATGAGTCAGAAGTAGTCCCGACGGTTACGCAAAAGGATATTAACGACATTATACAAACTTCTATTATTACTAATAATCAATTGAATATTACTGGGTGTTTGGTATATTTTGACAATAAATTTTTACAGCTTCTGGAAGGGCCTAAAGTAGAAGTACTGGCCTTATACCAACGTATGAAAAAAGACCATCGGCATAGTAACGTAGAAACGTTGTGGAAAGGCATTAAGTTAAACCGGCATTTTAACGAATGGAATATGGCGTTTGCCAGGTCTAATGACGAATATATGGTAAATCTCGACGGGCGCACTGAAAAATTAAGTTTTATCAAAACCCTGGATGAGTTTAAACAAACCGATGTCGCTACCGAAGAGTCCAGAGACAAAATTAGAAATATGGTACTGGCAGCTATCTAA
- the mscL gene encoding large conductance mechanosensitive channel protein MscL: MTFKLFKEFKDFAVKGNMIEIAIGVIIGSSFNKVVDVLVKEVFLPPLTLLTDGLTFEKKKWILREASIPGQNPEITEVAISYGKLIEVSLDFIIIGFVVFLVVKFMNSLKTKAQDPKDTTVKTPKDIELLDRVADLLEEQNRFLKNKG; encoded by the coding sequence ATGACATTTAAATTATTTAAAGAATTTAAAGACTTTGCCGTAAAAGGTAATATGATCGAAATTGCTATAGGAGTTATTATAGGTTCTTCTTTTAATAAAGTAGTAGACGTGCTTGTAAAAGAAGTTTTTTTACCTCCGTTAACCCTATTGACAGATGGCCTTACTTTTGAAAAGAAAAAATGGATTTTAAGAGAAGCTTCTATACCTGGTCAAAATCCGGAAATTACGGAAGTTGCTATTAGCTATGGGAAGCTAATTGAAGTGAGCCTGGACTTCATTATTATTGGTTTTGTGGTCTTTTTAGTCGTAAAATTCATGAATTCTTTGAAGACTAAGGCCCAAGATCCTAAAGATACAACGGTTAAGACCCCAAAGGATATTGAACTATTAGACCGGGTGGCAGATTTATTGGAAGAACAGAATCGGTTTTTAAAAAATAAAGGGTAA